The Bacteroidota bacterium genome window below encodes:
- the gldF gene encoding gliding motility-associated ABC transporter permease subunit GldF, with protein sequence MFTLFRKEISSFLSSLTGYIVITVFLLINSLFLWVFPMDFNILDFGYSGIDGLFVIAPFVFLFLIPAITMRSFSDEKKAGTMELLMTKPVSELHIILSKYFAGLLLVIFSLLPTLIYFYSVYKLGAPPGNIDLGATWGSYIGLLLLGAVFVSIGLFCSSLTDKQVLAFILSVFICGFAYIGFEFIYSLELFGKIDLLIQSMGINAHYVSMSRGVIDTRDLLYFISLIVVFLLLTKISIERRKW encoded by the coding sequence ATGTTTACATTGTTCCGGAAAGAGATCAGCAGCTTTTTAAGTTCGCTTACAGGATATATTGTAATTACAGTATTTCTGTTGATCAACAGCCTTTTTCTGTGGGTATTCCCCATGGATTTCAACATACTTGATTTTGGCTATTCAGGTATCGATGGGCTTTTTGTTATAGCACCGTTCGTGTTTTTATTCCTGATTCCTGCCATTACAATGCGAAGCTTTTCCGATGAGAAAAAAGCCGGAACCATGGAATTGCTGATGACAAAGCCGGTTTCGGAGCTTCACATTATATTATCAAAATATTTTGCCGGACTGCTGCTGGTGATTTTTTCATTGCTGCCAACACTCATTTACTTTTATTCGGTTTATAAATTAGGAGCACCTCCGGGAAATATTGATCTGGGCGCCACCTGGGGCTCATATATCGGATTATTACTGCTGGGCGCCGTATTTGTTTCTATCGGTTTGTTCTGTTCATCACTCACAGATAAACAAGTGCTGGCCTTTATTTTGTCGGTTTTCATCTGCGGTTTTGCTTACATCGGCTTCGAGTTTATTTATTCGCTTGAACTTTTCGGAAAAATTGATTTGCTGATACAATCAATGGGCATCAACGCACATTATGTATCCATGAGCCGGGGCGTTATTGATACGCGAGATCTCCTTTACTTTATCAGCCTGATTGTAGTTTTCCTGCTTCTTACAAAAATCTCAATTGAAAGAAGAAAATGGTAA